Proteins found in one Nocardia brasiliensis ATCC 700358 genomic segment:
- a CDS encoding MaoC family dehydratase — protein sequence MTQMITLTEPPKNGPLYLKAALGAVPLPLVSARKSALPDRAIQLDGLQVDPEHLAAYCRATGLRFGDALPLTYPFILTFPIVMQLVVQRDFPFVAVGAVHAENVIERTRDISVSEPLDIRSHIENLREHPKGLLVDAISEISVGRELVWRQVTTFLHQQRTSLSGGPKPEPKPEEAAPPTPRVWKIDQKTITQYAAASGDHNPIHVSKLGAKALGFARPIAHGMWSAAHLLGEIEGRVPAKATYTVKFGKPILLPAKVNVYTDQVEGGWDLALRNPKKGYPHLTATLR from the coding sequence ATGACCCAGATGATCACGCTGACGGAACCGCCCAAGAACGGCCCGCTCTACCTCAAGGCCGCGCTGGGCGCGGTGCCGCTGCCGCTGGTCTCGGCGCGCAAGTCGGCGCTGCCGGATCGGGCGATCCAGCTGGACGGACTGCAGGTGGATCCGGAGCACCTGGCCGCCTACTGCCGGGCGACGGGGCTGCGGTTCGGCGACGCGCTGCCGCTGACCTACCCCTTCATCCTCACCTTCCCGATCGTGATGCAGCTGGTGGTGCAGCGCGACTTCCCGTTCGTCGCGGTGGGCGCGGTGCACGCGGAGAACGTGATCGAGCGGACGCGCGACATCTCGGTGAGCGAGCCGCTGGACATCCGGTCGCACATCGAGAATCTGCGCGAGCACCCGAAGGGGCTGCTGGTCGACGCGATCAGCGAGATCAGCGTCGGCCGGGAACTGGTGTGGCGTCAGGTCACCACGTTCCTGCACCAGCAGCGCACCTCCCTCTCGGGTGGGCCGAAGCCCGAACCCAAACCGGAGGAGGCGGCCCCGCCGACGCCACGCGTGTGGAAGATCGATCAGAAGACGATCACCCAGTACGCGGCCGCGTCGGGCGACCACAACCCGATCCACGTGTCGAAGCTCGGCGCCAAGGCGCTCGGCTTCGCCCGGCCGATCGCGCACGGCATGTGGTCGGCCGCGCACCTGCTCGGCGAGATCGAGGGCCGGGTGCCCGCGAAGGCCACCTACACGGTGAAGTTCGGCAAGCCGATCCTGTTGCCCGCCAAGGTCAATGTGTACACCGACCAGGTCGAAGGCGGTTGGGATCTGGCGCTGCGCAACCCGAAGAAGGGCTACCCGCACCTCACCGCGACGCTGCGCTGA
- a CDS encoding DUF5685 family protein — MLRPCAHGAAKYGIDAAQWRSHLCGLCLGLRDEHGQLARATTNVDAIVLSVLTEAQAGGAVQRTAAGRCALRGMQRASVASASSPGVRLATTASLLLASAKIHDHVADGDAGVLARAPLAQAATRWAGQARLSAQQIGLDVAPLVAALGAQSRLERAAQELAVVDRTDALTSLTIPTQLCASEFFAHTAVLAERPENVDALRAAGWQFGRIAHLADAVQDYEQDLARGRFNPLAATGTTMPQAYDLLRESDARLRESVADAELDQVPTVRWMLLDPLTSVLRKLTRGIGAAVAHNCAVTPEDAAAVPRAQRTGHRPPTRRPGIGESLTLILGAYCTGYACCADHTQPCTGERKDAWIKNCDCSGCSDGGCGGCCESDCCGCDCCGCDCSC, encoded by the coding sequence TTGCTCAGGCCGTGTGCGCACGGGGCGGCGAAGTACGGCATCGATGCGGCACAGTGGCGCAGCCATCTGTGCGGACTGTGTCTGGGGTTACGGGACGAGCACGGCCAATTGGCCCGTGCCACAACCAATGTCGACGCCATCGTGCTGAGCGTGCTCACCGAGGCGCAGGCCGGCGGTGCGGTGCAGCGCACCGCGGCCGGGCGGTGTGCGCTGCGCGGCATGCAGCGGGCGTCGGTCGCGTCGGCGAGTTCGCCCGGGGTGCGGCTGGCCACCACCGCGTCACTGTTGCTGGCCTCGGCCAAGATTCACGATCATGTGGCCGACGGCGACGCCGGCGTGCTGGCCCGCGCGCCGCTCGCGCAAGCCGCGACCCGCTGGGCCGGGCAGGCGCGGCTGAGTGCGCAGCAGATCGGCCTGGATGTGGCACCGCTCGTCGCCGCGCTCGGCGCGCAGTCGCGGCTGGAGCGGGCGGCCCAGGAACTCGCGGTGGTCGATCGCACCGACGCGCTCACCTCGCTGACCATCCCCACCCAGCTGTGCGCGTCCGAATTCTTCGCCCACACCGCGGTTTTGGCCGAGCGGCCGGAGAATGTCGACGCGCTGCGCGCGGCCGGCTGGCAGTTCGGCCGGATCGCGCACCTGGCCGACGCGGTTCAGGACTACGAGCAGGACCTGGCACGCGGGCGATTCAATCCGCTCGCGGCAACCGGCACCACCATGCCGCAGGCCTACGACCTGCTGCGGGAATCGGATGCGCGACTGCGGGAATCGGTGGCCGATGCCGAACTCGACCAGGTGCCCACCGTGCGCTGGATGCTGCTCGATCCGCTGACTTCGGTGCTGCGCAAGCTCACTCGCGGTATCGGCGCGGCGGTCGCGCACAACTGCGCCGTCACGCCCGAAGACGCGGCCGCGGTGCCCCGGGCGCAGCGCACCGGTCATCGTCCGCCGACCCGGCGGCCGGGTATCGGCGAGTCGCTCACGCTGATTCTCGGGGCCTACTGCACCGGTTACGCCTGCTGTGCCGACCACACCCAGCCGTGCACCGGCGAACGCAAGGACGCCTGGATCAAGAACTGCGATTGCAGCGGCTGCAGCGACGGTGGTTGCGGTGGCTGCTGTGAATCCGACTGCTGCGGTTGCGACTGTTGCGGTTGCGATTGCAGCTGCTGA
- a CDS encoding TetR/AcrR family transcriptional regulator: MAGGTKRLPRAVREQQMLDAAVEVFSRKGFHDTSMDAIAAEAKISKPMLYLYYGSKDELFRACIQREGLRFIESVVPAGNPQLSPHEQVRVALEGFLGYVDRNRRSWQVLYRQAIGQQAFASEIENARERFIELTAKLLESSAKHPEPGTNFDVVAVAVIGAGEAIADRVASGRIEVSEAVDLLDDLAWRGLAGRKKTE; this comes from the coding sequence ATGGCGGGCGGAACGAAGCGACTTCCTCGGGCGGTTCGTGAGCAGCAGATGCTCGACGCCGCCGTCGAGGTGTTCTCGCGGAAAGGCTTCCACGATACGTCGATGGACGCCATAGCCGCCGAGGCGAAGATATCGAAACCGATGCTGTATCTCTACTACGGCTCCAAGGACGAACTCTTCCGCGCCTGCATCCAGCGCGAGGGCCTGCGCTTCATCGAATCGGTGGTGCCCGCGGGTAACCCGCAGCTGTCCCCGCACGAGCAGGTGCGGGTCGCGCTGGAGGGCTTCCTCGGCTACGTCGACCGCAACCGCCGCTCGTGGCAGGTGCTCTACCGGCAGGCCATCGGCCAGCAGGCGTTCGCCTCGGAGATCGAGAACGCCCGCGAGCGGTTCATCGAGCTGACCGCCAAACTGCTCGAATCCAGCGCCAAACATCCGGAGCCGGGCACCAACTTCGACGTCGTCGCGGTCGCGGTGATCGGCGCGGGCGAGGCCATCGCCGACCGGGTGGCCAGCGGCCGGATCGAGGTCAGCGAGGCCGTCGATCTGCTCGACGATCTCGCCTGGCGTGGTCTGGCCGGGCGCAAGAAGACGGAATAG
- a CDS encoding glycoside hydrolase family 3 N-terminal domain-containing protein produces the protein MRKTPLLVFVVLAAVATACSSGGDGSPTPSRAVIPETATQPSSTPKPDCTAGYLAQFTLRQKLAQLLTVGVADRADAANVVQSEQVGGIFIGGWTDPSLLGAGQIEQVKQAAKVPLMVTIDEEGGRVSRVRYLIGPAPSARTTAQSVTPEQFYEATLTRGRALKDIGITVNFAPDVDVSAQPDDSVIGDRSFSDDPAVVTRYADAYIRAMREVGVGTVMKHFPGHGSGSGDSHRGAVRTPPLDSLRTVDLVPYRDLIGSGAGVMVGHLDVPGLTTPDVPASISPEAMALLREGTGYGAAPFQGPIFTDDLSGMAAITDRLSIEDAVEAALVAGADNALWISTDAVSTVLDHLEEAVAAGRLPAAQVNASVLRMAAFKGVLPRC, from the coding sequence ATGCGGAAGACGCCCCTGCTCGTGTTCGTCGTGCTGGCCGCCGTGGCGACGGCCTGCTCGAGCGGCGGCGACGGCAGTCCCACGCCGTCGCGCGCGGTCATCCCCGAGACGGCCACGCAGCCGAGCTCCACCCCGAAGCCGGACTGCACCGCGGGCTACCTCGCGCAGTTCACGCTGCGGCAGAAGCTGGCGCAGCTGTTGACGGTCGGTGTCGCCGACCGCGCCGATGCCGCGAACGTGGTGCAATCCGAGCAGGTCGGCGGCATCTTCATCGGCGGCTGGACCGATCCGTCGCTGCTCGGTGCGGGGCAGATCGAGCAGGTCAAACAGGCGGCGAAGGTGCCGCTGATGGTCACCATCGACGAAGAAGGCGGGCGGGTCTCCCGTGTCCGCTACCTGATCGGTCCCGCGCCGTCGGCCAGGACGACGGCGCAGAGCGTCACACCCGAGCAGTTCTACGAAGCGACGCTGACCCGGGGTCGCGCGTTGAAAGACATCGGCATCACGGTGAATTTCGCACCGGATGTGGATGTGAGCGCGCAGCCCGACGATTCCGTCATCGGCGACCGCTCCTTCTCCGACGACCCCGCGGTGGTCACCCGCTACGCCGATGCCTACATCCGCGCCATGCGTGAGGTCGGGGTCGGCACGGTCATGAAGCACTTCCCCGGCCACGGCTCCGGCTCCGGCGATTCGCATCGCGGCGCGGTCCGCACGCCGCCGCTGGACAGCCTGCGCACCGTCGATCTCGTCCCGTACCGGGACCTCATCGGTTCCGGTGCCGGGGTGATGGTCGGCCACCTGGACGTGCCGGGTCTCACCACGCCGGACGTGCCCGCCAGCATCAGCCCCGAGGCGATGGCGCTGCTGCGGGAGGGAACCGGCTACGGCGCCGCGCCGTTCCAGGGCCCGATCTTCACCGACGATCTCAGCGGCATGGCGGCGATCACCGACCGGCTGTCCATCGAGGACGCGGTGGAAGCCGCGCTGGTCGCCGGGGCGGACAACGCCCTGTGGATCAGTACGGACGCGGTCTCGACGGTGCTAGACCACCTCGAGGAAGCCGTGGCGGCGGGACGGTTGCCCGCGGCGCAGGTGAACGCTTCGGTGTTGCGGATGGCGGCGTTCAAAGGTGTGCTGCCGCGCTGCTGA